The Tigriopus californicus strain San Diego chromosome 5, Tcal_SD_v2.1, whole genome shotgun sequence genome includes a region encoding these proteins:
- the LOC131880587 gene encoding uncharacterized protein LOC131880587, with protein MPNFEHFPKKSGFGKDSIDKPIEPISADIEEPSQQTSQKPWVDLKKRQDLSVETQTLPTDNVIDRIDNDEDYNDDDDNDDDDDTNPDNDVECYEQSSSTTERQMVSMELLKNSKSSSPKAAPLLSESVVIQPSPPAPNPHALADKSIYNMEPFEEIKPANEQAPAWQKYWQLNHMVANYSSTDKRQLKQTNHVPSKEEPKLDEHSINLLEKSKLISQLKERLKNRKIDMASLVSSNQSPFSKSKTRKPSVPAHFQDPMTKAEKFFAVKNKLIAERRNRPFGLEKSDRYKASEKSSDFRSYLSDLLSPLKRLLKSALGYPSDPPSRRSPQVKRKLFLPWEQTRLPSPTRRSHRRRKPHLTATMTRSQMKHIYPGNVPKPMPTPAYVGKNMLQSQMLAIHHQTKRKTQENFMEEHLRKRNRNPFLSQNNIGQIDPTLSPKSKPKKETVTNTTATTTKATSPPTPPLSGLVERGSNPVSPSSSSLDEFRPILPLVNGGALPALAFNVLDSSLEG; from the exons ATGCCCAACTTTGAGCATTTTCCAAAGAAGAGTGGATTTGGAAAGGATTCAATTGATAAACCCATTGAGCCAATATCAGCGGACATAGAAGAACCAAGTCAACAAACCTCTCAGAAACCATGGGTTGACTTGAAGAAACGTCAAGATCTATCAGTGGAAACCCAGACTCTTCCAACTGATAACGTTATTGATAGAATTGACAATGACGAAGACTATaacgatgacgatgacaatgatgatgacgatgacacTAACCCTGACAATGATGTCGAGTGTTACGAGCAGAGTTCGTCAACAACTGAAAGACAAATGGTTTCCATGGAGTTACTAAAGAACTCGAAATCTTCGAGTCCAAAAGCTGCACCATTATTGTCCGAATCGGTGGTGATACAACCATCGCCCCCAGCTCCCAACCCACATGCCTTGGCCGATAAGAGCATTTACAATATGGAACCCTTTGAGGAGATCAAACCAGCCAATGAACAAGCACCAGCTTGGCAGAAATACTGGCAACTCAACCATATGGTGGCAAACTATTCCAGTACCGACAAACGCCAATTAAAGCAGACAAATCATGTGCCATCCAAAGAGGAGCCAAAGTTGGATGAGCATTCAATCAACCTCCTTGAAAAGTCAAAGCTAATATCGCAGTTAAAAGAGAGGCTGAA GAACCGCAAGATCGATATGGCGTCTTTGGTGAGCTCAAATCAATCTCCCTTCAGCAAGTCAAAAACACGGAAACCGTCTGTTCCAGCCCATTTTCAAGACCCCATGACGAAAGCTGAAAAATTCTTCGCCGTGAAAAACAAGCTAATCGCCGAAAGAAGGAATAGGCCAtttggattggaaaaaagtgatcGATATAAAGCGTCAGAGAAATCATCTGACTTCCGATCATACCTTAGTGACCTTTTGTCCCCTCTCAAGCGACTTCTTAAGAGTGCATTGGGGTACCCTTCAGATCCTCCTTCACGCAGAAGTCCTCAAGTGAAAAGGAAATTATTTTTGCCCTGGGAGCAAACCAGACTCCCAAGTCCAACCAGGAGGAGCCATCGAAGACGTAAGCCACATTTGACTGCGACCATGACACGATCCCAAATGAAACACATCTATCCAGGAAACGTCCCAAAACCTATGCCAACGCCAGCGTATGTTGGCAAGAATATGCTGCAAAGCCAAATGCTGGCCATTCACCATCAAACCAAGCGAAAAACGCAAGAGAACTTCATGGAAGAGCACTTACGAAAGAGAAACCGGAATCCATTTCTATCACAAAACAACATTGGACAAATTGACCCAACATTGAGTCCAAAATCGaaaccaaagaaagaaactGTCACTAATACTACTGCTACGACGACGAAGGCAACATCACCACCCACACCGCCCCTATCTGGCCTAGTGGAACGTGGTTCCAATCCCGTGTCTCCGTCGTCCTCTTCCCTCGATGAGTTCCGTCCAATTCTACCTTTGGTCAATGGTGGCGCCTTACCAGCGTTAGCTTTCAATGTTCTTGACTCCTCCTTGGAGGGATAA
- the LOC131880588 gene encoding guanine nucleotide-binding protein subunit alpha-12-like codes for MGFARDLLGCGFFRSKPNGELDQRNRSKQIDKQLRLDRRKVQRMVKLLLLGAGESGKSTFLKQMRIIHGLQFDANQIEEFKRVIYQNIVRGMQVLASNSFKWGYAMEHAENEENRVTLLQLTEYSTINAHTFGGRYHAILSSLWRDQAIQQVFERRSKLQVVDSVGYFLNNLDRVSDPNYVPTNQDILYCRKTTKGIIEFPMTIENVPFLFVDVGGQRTQRQKWFECFDSVTAILFMASTSEFDQVLLEDSMTNRLEEARTVFSSIVNNKIFKQAAIILFLNKMDLLKEKVCYKKVNIAEFFPLEFEEMCEISKKQSQPIKGDPLNLDDVKSFILYLFVSKHFDKSKPLYHHFTTAVDTRNIEFVFNSVKETILRRNLDALMLE; via the coding sequence ATGGGTTTTGCCAGGGATCTTCTGGGCTGCGGTTTTTTTCGTTCCAAGCCCAATGGCGAGCTGGATCAACGGAACCGCAGCAAACAAATTGACAAACAACTTCGCTTGGATCGCAGAAAGGTCCAACGTATGGTTAAATTGCTTCTCTTGGGCGCAGGGGAATCCGGAAAGTCGACATTTCTGAAGCAAATGAGGATCATTCACGGCTTGCAATTCGATGCCAACCAGATAGAGGAATTCAAACGCGTCAtatatcaaaatattgtcCGAGGCATGCAAGTACTGGCAAGCAACAGTTTCAAATGGGGTTATGCCATGGAACACGCCGAAAACGAAGAGAACAGAGTGACCTTGCTTCAGCTCACCGAGTATTCCACCATCAACGCCCATACGTTTGGTGGGCGATATCACGCCATCCTGTCATCATTGTGGCGCGATCAAGCCATTCAGCAAGTGTTTGAGCGTCGATCCAAGCTCCAAGTGGTGGATTCAGTGGggtactttttgaacaatctgGATCGAGTCTCGGATCCCAATTATGTGCCCACCAACCAAGACATCTTGTACTGTCGGAAAACTACCAAAGGTATCATCGAATTCCCCATGACCATCGAGAACGTGCCGTTTCTCTTTGTGGATGTGGGCGGCCAAAGAACCCAACGGCAAAAGTGGTTCGAATGCTTTGATTCGGTCACGGCCATCTTGTTCATGGCCTCGACGAGTGAATTTGATCAGGTTCTCTTGGAAGACTCCATGACCAATCGGTTGGAAGAGGCGCGGACAGTGTTCAGTAGCATTGTTAacaacaaaatcttcaaacAAGCAGCCATTATTCTTTTCCTGAATAAGATGGATTTACTGAAGGAGAAAGTTTGTTACAAGAAAGTCAATATTGCAGAGTTCTTCCCATTGGAGTTTGAGGAGATGTGTGAGATATCAAAAAAGCAAAGTCAGCCAATCAAAGGTGATCCGCTGAATTTGGATGAcgtgaaaagtttcattttatatCTATTTGTGTCCAAGCATTTCGACAAGTCTAAACCATTGTACCATCATTTTACCACTGCTGTAGACACCAGGAATATTGAATTCGTATTTAATTCGGTCAAAGAGACGATTCTGAGGCGGAACTTGGATGCCCTCATGTTAGAATGA